The Anabaena sp. WA102 genome contains a region encoding:
- a CDS encoding helix-turn-helix domain-containing protein encodes MPEENQVEVSSGNVFADLGLSNPEERLLKAELVRKISEIITNLNLTQVQAAEILGIDQPKVSLLIRGRLSGFSTDRLMNYLNKLGSDVEITVKPKPENRKFAQIIVV; translated from the coding sequence ATGCCAGAAGAAAATCAAGTTGAGGTTAGTAGCGGAAATGTATTTGCTGACTTAGGTTTATCTAATCCTGAAGAAAGATTATTGAAAGCGGAGTTAGTCCGTAAAATCAGTGAAATCATTACTAATTTAAATTTAACACAAGTTCAAGCAGCAGAAATTCTAGGCATAGATCAACCAAAAGTTTCTCTACTAATTAGAGGTAGATTAAGTGGCTTCTCAACTGATAGGTTGATGAACTATCTAAACAAGTTAGGTAGTGATGTAGAGATTACAGTTAAACCTAAACCTGAAAATCGTAAGTTTGCTCAGATAATTGTAGTCTAA
- a CDS encoding type II toxin-antitoxin system RelE/ParE family toxin: MNEKQEKPLRWIASALNDLKKFPEDVQDVMGYALDLAQHGQKHPNAKPLRGFSGAGVLEIVDDFDGDTYRAIYTVKFEGVIYLLHSFQKKSKHGIATPKQDIELVKKRLKIAQENYLQQTTEKME; this comes from the coding sequence ATGAATGAAAAACAAGAAAAGCCTCTCAGATGGATTGCAAGCGCCCTTAATGATTTAAAGAAGTTTCCTGAAGATGTACAGGATGTCATGGGTTACGCTCTTGATTTGGCACAACATGGACAAAAACACCCTAATGCAAAACCTTTACGCGGGTTCTCTGGAGCAGGTGTTTTAGAAATTGTAGATGATTTTGATGGGGATACATATAGGGCAATTTATACTGTTAAATTCGAGGGTGTTATCTACTTACTACATTCCTTTCAAAAGAAATCAAAACATGGTATTGCTACACCAAAACAAGATATAGAATTAGTTAAAAAAAGATTGAAAATCGCTCAAGAAAATTATTTACAACAAACTACCGAAAAAATGGAGTAA